A region from the Aegilops tauschii subsp. strangulata cultivar AL8/78 chromosome 5, Aet v6.0, whole genome shotgun sequence genome encodes:
- the LOC109750284 gene encoding disease resistance protein Pik-2, with protein sequence MEATVLSLGKSVVIGALSYARSAGAGEVASRLGVQRDQAFIADELEMMQAFLMAAHDGSEDKDRVVRVWVKQVRDVAYEVEDSLQEFAVRLQKQSWWRVARTLLDRRLVGKQMRELRAKVEDVSRRNKRYRLINGDGSGSKPSNISTTTSEFPVAGVTMSGAEEARRQLDKAKMDLIRLISSKKDDALRVIALWRANGDLGETSVIKKAYEDLKMHKKFECFAWIKLVRPVNPTEYLRSILRQFYVNSLQGTTTEAQDLRWMEMTKENDLVDEFKRFVSTKSYLIVLKDIRTIEEWDCVKVFFLNYKKGSRIIVSTEQVEVASLCIRQQTAAADHKQLHMDQALYAFYEKGLQDGADATEAGSSFNIASTTSSNSADNKSLAHTETAIADFKEYEQVGREKEKSDIIKLISNEDSQQLDVISVWGMGGLGKTTLVRDVYQSQHLSVKFRYRACVTIMHPFNCDELIKSLARQLDAEDYENKEEAGLAGGRTKPRLQRSLTDILEGKKYLIVLDDLSSTTEWDSIIQHLPARETSSRIIVTTRSENIARHCSKKQENIYKLQILGYEDGLNLFMEKVFHKITYLNDEYPELVEQANLILKKCDGLPLAIVTIGGFLANQPKTALEWMKLNDHISAELEMNPELERIAAVLNKSYDGLPYHLKSCMLYFSIFPQDDKVSRRRLVRRWIAEGYSRELRGKSAEEIAESYFMELISRSMILPSQESIHSRRGVDSCQVHDLIREIGISKSAEDNLVFTLEEGCELNNRGTIRHLAVSSSWKGDQCEFKSIVDMSCIRSLTVFGKWRPFFMSEKMRLLRVLDLEGTSGLVDHHLTGIGKLLHLRYLSLRGCDDIYHLPDSLGNLRQLQTLDVTYTSIIKLPKTIIKLSKLEHIRAGGIGSNDGGTHETYADTLCTLALSSMAFCVGCCAPQVLKEVMDMDGDPNRRDICTACCCNKLPSAATRQSPNGVEVPRGTRRLKALDTMGVVNVSGSRGRAVLNDLKSLTRLRKLRVTGINKKNSQDLCSALSKLSCLESLLVRSEGNPGLSGCLDALPSPPKKLQSLKLYGNLVKLPDWIEGLRNLVKMELRSSRILEVDAAMQVLGNLPNLAILRLLRHSFAGEELRFSLNRDTAFPSLTVLELSLLDKLESVEFQGGAAPKIELLQFRGWRYKANMVLFAGLPSLPSLKQVLLKGRYEDGFVDDLRAQLAGNPNRPVLKLN encoded by the exons ATGGAGGCCACCGTGCTAAGTCTGGGCAAGTCTGTGGTGATTGGGGCGCTCAGCTACGCCAGGTCTGCCGGTGCTGGGGAGGTAGCCTCACGTCTTGGAGTTCAGCGTGATCAGGCCTTCATCGCCGATGAGCTGGAGATGATGCAGGCGTTCCTGATGGCCGCACACGACGGGTCAGAGGACAAGGACAGGGTGGTCAGGGTCTGGGTGAAGCAGGTCCGCGACGTGGCCTATGAGGTCGAGGACTCCCTCCAGGAATTCGCTGTCCGGCTACAGAAGCAGTCTTGGTGGCGCGTTGCTCGCACCCTTCTGGACCGGCGCCTCGTTGGCAAGCAGATGAGGGAGCTTAGAGCCAAGGTCGAGGATGTCAGCCGCAGGAACAAGCGCTACCGCCTCATCAATGGTGACGGCTCTGGTTCCAAGCCTAGCAATATCTCCACGACCACAAGTGAGTTCCCCGTTGCTGGCGTAACAATGTCCGGCGCCGAGGAAGCTAGGCGGCAGTTGGACAAAGCAAAAATGGATCTCATCCGCCTTATCAGTTCCAAGAAGGATGACGCCCTTAGAGTAATCGCATTATGGAGAGCAAATGGTGATCTTGGGGAGACCTCTGTCATAAAAAAGGCATACGAAGATCTGAAGATGCACAAGAAGTTTGAATGCTTTGCTTGGATCAAGTTGGTGCGTCCTGTCAATCCAACAGAGTACTTGCGGAGTATTTTGAGGCAGTTTTATGTAAATTCACTACAAGGGACAACTACGGAGGCGCAAGATCTGAGGTGGATGGAGATGACAAAGGAAAATGATTTGGTTGATGAGTTCAAGAGATTTGTGAGTACAAAGAGTTACCTGATTGTGCTCAAGGACATACGTACTATTGAAGAATGGGACTGTGTTAAAGTTTTCTTCTTAAATTACAAGAAAGGAAGTCGAATCATAGTATCCACGGAGCAAGTTGAGGTTGCTAGCTTATGCATAAGACAACAGACTGCAGCAGCTGACCACAAGCAGTTGCATATGGACCAGGCTCTCTATGCTTTCTACGAGAAG GGTTTGCAAGATGGAGCTGATGCAACTGAGGCAGGGTCTAGCTTTAACATAGCTAGTACCACTAGTAGCAACTCTGCAGACAACAAGAGCCTCGCTCACACAGAGACGGCGATAGCTGATTTTAAGGAATATGAGCAAGTCGGTCGAGAGAAAGAAAAATCTGATATTATCAAACTAATTTCAAATGAAGATAGCCAACAGCTTGATGTGATTTCTGTGTGGGGAATGGGCGGTCTTGGGAAAACAACACTAGTTAGAGATGTGTATCAAAGCCAACACCTCAGTGTCAAATTCAGGTACCGCGCTTGTGTAACAATTATGCATCCCTTCAATTGTGACGAGCTCATCAAGAGTTTAGCTCGACAATTAGATGCAGAGGATTATGAAAATAAGGAGGAAGCAGGCTTGGCGGGTGGCAGAACAAAACCTAGGCTCCAACGGTCACTGACGGATATTTTAGAAGGAAAGAAGTACTTGATTGTTCTTGATGATCTATCGTCTACCACAGAATGGGACTCTATAATACAACATTTACCTGCAAGGGAAACATCAAGTCGTATCATAGTTACCACAAGGTCAGAAAATATTGCTAGGCACTGTTCAAAGAAACAAGAAAACATATACAAGCTTCAAATTCTGGGGTATGAAGATGGACTTAACCTCTTCATGGAAAAG GTATTTCACAAGATTACATATCTGAATGATGAATATCCGGAGTTGGTTGAACAAGCAAATCTGATCCTAAAGAAGTGTGATGGACTTCCCCTTGCAATTGTCACCATAGGTGGCTTCTTGGCAAACCAACCTAAAACCGCTTTGGAGTGGATGAAATTGAATGACCATATTAGTGCCGAGTTGGAGATGAATCCAGAGCTTGAAAGGATAGCAGCAGTCCTTAACAAAAGTTACGATGGTTTACCCTACCATCTCAAGTCATGTATGTTGTATTTCTCCATCTTCCCCCAAGATGACAAGGTTAGCCGAAGACGTCTGGTGCGTCGGTGGATTGCAGAGGGCTACTCAAGGGAGTTGCGTGGCAAATCCGCGGAGGAAATAGCGGAGAGCTATTTCATGGAACTCATAAGCAGGAGCATGATCCTACCATCTCAAGAATCCATTCATAGTCGAAGAGGAGTTGACTCCTGCCAAGTCCATGATCTCATTCGTGAAATTGGTATCTCAAAATCAGCGGAGGATAATCTTGTTTTCACATTGGAGGAAGGCTGCGAATTAAACAACCGGGGAACAATACGCCATCTTGCCGTAAGTAGTAGCTGGAAGGGAGATCAGTGTGAGTTCAAGAGCATAGTGGACATGTCTTGTATAAGATCATTAACGGTGTTTGGGAAGTGGAGGCCATTTTTCATGTCTGAGAAGATGAGGTTGCTGCGAGTGCTGGACCTAGAGGGGACATCAGGTCTAGTTGATCACCATCTTACGGGCATTGGGAAGCTTCTTCATCTAAGGTACCTTTCTTTAAGAGGATGTGATGATATTTATCACTTGCCAGACTCGTTGGGTAACCTGAGGCAGCTGCAGACACTAGATGTTACATATACAAGCATAATCAAACTACCGAAGACCATTATCAAACTTAGCAAGCTAGAGCATATTCGTGCTGGGGGCATTGGAAGTAACGATGGTGGTACACATGAAACATATGCAGACACCCTATGCACTCTGGCTTTGTCGTCAATGGCATTCTGTGTGGGTTGTTGCGCACCTCAGGTTCTGAAAGAGGTAATGGATATGGATGGTGACCCTAACAGGCGTGATATATGCACTGCGTGTTGCTGCAATAAATTACCTTCTGCCGCGACGCGCCAAAGTCCAAATGGTGTCGAAGTGCCAAGGGGCACTCGTAGACTGAAAGCCCTGGACACAATGGGTGTTGTGAACGTCTCAGGATCAAGGGGTAGGGCTGTTCTAAACGACCTAAAAAGTCTCACCAGGCTGCGGAAGTTAAGAGTGACCGGCATCAACAAGAAAAACTCTCAAGACTTGTGTTCAGCGCTTTCAAAGCTCAGTTGCCTGGAATCTTTGTTAGTGCGGTCAGAGGGAAACCCTGGTTTATCCGGCTGCTTGGATGCCCTACCGTCCCCTCCGAAAAAACTACAGAGCCTCAAGCTGTACGGTAACCTGGTGAAATTGCCCGACTGGATCGAGGGGCTCCGGAATCTCGTGAAGATGGAGCTGCGGAGCAGCAGGATATTGGAGGTTGATGCAGCCATGCAGGTCCTTGGCAATTTACCAAACCTGGCCATACTGCGCCTGCTGAGGCACTCGTTTGCTGGTGAAGAGCTTCGTTTCAGTCTAAATCGGGACACGGCATTCCCGAGTCTGACGGTGCTGGAGCTCAGCCTCCTAGACAAGCTCGAATCTGTGGAGTTCCAAGGAGGGGCAGCCCCAAAGATCGAGCTGCTGCAGTTTCGTGGCTGGCGCTACAAAGCCAACATGGTGTTGTTTGCAGGGCTGCCTTCTCTCCCGAGCCTCAAGCAAGTTTTGCTCAAGGGTCGCTATGAGGATGGCTTCGTGGATGACTTGCGGGCCCAGCTTGCGGGAAATCCAAACAGACCTGTTTTGAAGCTCAACTGA